A single genomic interval of Ramlibacter sp. harbors:
- a CDS encoding DUF2177 family protein: MKRIWILTYLAAAAALLAADMVWLLGIAGGWYEAGLGHLLAAGPRLLPAAAFYLGLPAGIVFFAVDPPRSLSLAQMALRGGFLGLLAYGTYDLTCLALLRDWPVGLSLLDMGWGACCDRTHDPEPCGKWWDEPGRTKMGRRIKDLALGGCG; this comes from the coding sequence ATGAAGCGAATCTGGATCTTGACTTACCTGGCTGCGGCCGCAGCCTTGCTCGCCGCCGACATGGTCTGGCTGCTCGGGATCGCCGGGGGCTGGTACGAGGCAGGCCTGGGCCACCTGCTGGCGGCGGGCCCCCGGCTGCTGCCAGCGGCGGCTTTCTACCTGGGGTTGCCCGCCGGCATCGTGTTTTTCGCGGTCGATCCGCCGCGGAGCCTCTCGCTGGCCCAGATGGCCCTGCGGGGCGGCTTTCTGGGTCTGCTGGCCTATGGCACCTACGACCTGACCTGCCTGGCGCTGCTGCGCGACTGGCCCGTGGGTCTGTCGTTGCTGGACATGGGATGGGGCGCCTGCTGTGACCGGACTCATGACCCTGAACCATGCGGGAAGTGGTGGGATGAACCGGGAAGAACAAAAATGGGTCGAAGAATCAAGGACTTAGCGCTCGGCGGGTGTGGATAA